In one window of Heterodontus francisci isolate sHetFra1 chromosome 24, sHetFra1.hap1, whole genome shotgun sequence DNA:
- the LOC137383284 gene encoding transcription factor SOX-8-like, whose translation MLNMTEEHEKMMAEVACSPGCSGSDSESVGSPGSMSDGEAQHAGMSESEDGGGGRSLSSANGKKMSGEEDERFPACIREAVSQVLKGYDWTLVPMPVRINGTSKNKPHVKRPMNAFMVWAQAARRKLADQYPHLHNAELSKTLGKLWRLLSENEKRPFVEEAERLRVQHKKDHPDYKYQPRRRKSVKNGQADSEQGAEQSHLPVNQLYKSGHPGDSLTAGRVISDGHHPSEHTGHTQGPPTPPTTPKTDLHAGKHELKREGRPMVENGRQNIDFSNVDISELSSEVINNMETFDVHEFDQYLPLNGHAVPLSSDHSHGPNSAGSYSAAYITSSSPAQVVWSHKSAPSSSPSSSASSEPSQQRPHIKTEQLSPSHYNDQQHGSSPQTDYSSYSNQGCTPANAAAAAFSGSQCDYSDVQGPNYYNPYSGYPSSIYQYPYFHSSRRPYASPLLNTLSIPPSHSPTNWDQPVYTTLTRP comes from the exons ATGCTGAACATGACAGAAGAACACGAGAAGATGATGGCGGAGGTGGCGTGCAGCCCGGGTTGTAGCGGCTCCGACAGCGAGTCGGTGGGTTCCCCGGGCTCCATGTCGGATGGCGAGGCTCAGCACGCCGGCATGTCCGAGTCGGAGGACGGCGGCGGCGGCCGCTCGCTCTCCTCCGCCAACGGCAAGAAGATGAGCGGCGAAGAGGACGAGCGCTTTCCGGCCTGCATCCGAGAGGCAGTGAGCCAGGTGCTGAAGGGATACGACTGGACCCTGGTGCCCATGCCGGTGCGGATAAACGGCACGTCCAAGAACAAACCCCACGTTAAAAGACCCATGAACGCCTTTATGGTGTGGGCGCAGGCGGCTCGTCGAAAACTGGCCGATCAGTACCCGCACCTTCACAACGCCGAGCTTAGCAAAACCCTGGGCAAACTCTGGCG TTTGCTGAGCGAGAATGAGAAGCGTCCGTTTGTGGAGGAGGCTGAGCGCCTGAGAGTCCAGCACAAGAAGGACCACCCCGATTACAAGTACCAGCCCCGCCGGAGAAAGAGCGTGAAGAACGGCCAGGCGGACTCGGAGCAGGGCGCCGAGCAAAGCCACCTGCCTGTGAACCAACTGTACAAAAGCGGCCACCCCGGAGACAGCCTCACCGCAGGGAGAGTGATTTCCGATGGGCACCACCCGTCTGAACACACAG GCCATACACAAGGGCCCCCaacgccacccaccacccccaaaacCGATCTCCATGCAGGGAAGCATGAGCTGAAAAGGGAGGGGCGCCCCATGGTGGAGAATGGGCGCCAGAACATCGACTTCAGCAATGTGGACATCAGTGAGCTGAGCAGCGAGGTCATCAACAACATGGAGACCTTCGATGTCCACGAGTTTGACCAGTATCTACCACTGAATGGCCACGCAGTGCCTCTCTCTTCTGACCACAGCCACGGACCGAATTCAGCAGGTTCCTACAGTGCAGCCTACATAACCAGCAGCAGTCCGGCCCAAGTCGTCTGGAGCCATAAGAGCGCCCCATCCTCTTCACCTTCGTCATCAGCCTCCAGTGAACCCAGTCAGCAAAGGCCTCACATTAAGACCGAACAGCTCAGCCCAAGCCACTACAATGACCAACAGCATGGCTCTTCGCCTCAAACCGATTATAGCTCCTACAGTAACCAGGGTTGCACACCTgccaatgctgctgctgctgccttttcTGGCTCCCAATGTGACTATTCAGACGTCCAGGGCCCCAATTACTACAATCCTTACTCTGGATACCCTTCAAGCATCTACCAGTACCCATATTTCCATTCATCTCGCCGCCCTTATGCTTCACCCCTCCTGAATACTCTGTCCATTCCTCCATCCCACAGTCCAACTAACTGGGACCAACCAGTCTACACGACCCTCACCAGGCCATAG